In Cydia pomonella isolate Wapato2018A chromosome 12, ilCydPomo1, whole genome shotgun sequence, the sequence atgggtgcgtagccaacatgccaaacgtttacgatacgacaaggaaacactatctgtctctctatcgcactaatatgcgcaatcgattggcttcttggctaggtatcatgggtgcgtagccaacatgccaatcgtttacgatactacaacgaaacactactctctctctatcgcactaatatacgcaaacgattggtattttggctaggcactaagcaagtgtgtggccaacatgccaatcgtttacgatacgacaacgaaacactatctgtctctctatcgcactaatatactttatttatacctgcagtcatttagtaacttcttcattttccattggtgtgaaagagacagaataaagagcaagggttatagtacactctgtagtctgtacacttagtagtagtgtacataaaaaaaaaactactgtgcatatacaataaaataaagagtccccatatgatatcatatgacactaaaattaatgttgcttgaaattatattgaaaactatcaagattattctagtctgcattgaaacgcgcgtcgcgttgccggcgctcgcgtaccgagcgccaacgccatctatcgagcgttatttcgtgaaatcggagaacgctccaaggattaagggctcttaacgcCAACCGCAAAATTGAAATAATTCAGAGGCAAAAGTATGGAAGACGGATGTGAAAACAATGCTTTATGCTTCACGATTATAAGGAAAATCATGAAATCCGACCATATGCACTTTCTGTATCACGGAGACTAAAAATGATAGAAATACgtattaaaatatcatttttgttgGATGTTCATATCCGACGTTATGGAAAGAGAATTATCGTAATTTCAGTCAGGAGTTATCCAGATACCTAGTTTTAAATACTGTTACTGTTACTACTGTCTATATTAAGCAACATTTGCATTTATGAAGTCATTGCGTGACGTGATACTTTCATAATTGATGTGCTGTAGtgtagtatttgaattgattaaataattgtaaatactaatttaaaatgacaaaatggtataAAATCATCCTTAGAGTTTCTTTACACTGGTCGGCCCAAGCCTAACTAAACCCGCTTACCCGCGCTCGCGCAACCATCAGAATGCGCCCAGCCCGGGAGCGACAGTGATGACAAAATTGCCAGCAGTCAATTACCGACCCGACGGGCGGCaggattttgttttattttgtgtggcaTTGACTGTGCAACATATAGACCACCTGCATAGGAGGGTATCCATAATTGAcaggacaaaaaaaaatcgaagaaACCTCCATGTATCAATATTCAAGTGACAGGAAgaacatttttgaattttaatgttcGCGGTAGCCGTTGCGCCAAAACGTATGTGGAGAAATGTTGTAACTTCAACCGTTTTTCcaataacaatgaaaaactacAACACCCAAAGGgaagaaatacattttttttacatacataatatgtatgctaTAAGTGAATGCCGTTTCATTCTTTCTTCGGATTGGGACTGTACTTTGAGCTAAAGGCTCTACAAACCTTCCAACAAATGGCATACAATTTTAGTTGACTGTTGGCTAATTAGGAGGAACTAATACAATCGATCAATTAAATCCTAGCGAGaatgtattgcaaattgcatttccaattttatttaatccatTAGGCGGTGcgccaggcgcggatacaaggggggggggcataggggcaatgcccccccccccccaccctaaaaccctggctctcacattactaaattgagtaaattttattttttaccaaaaatatatgattttctcaaaatggcccccccctaagccaaatcttgtatccgcgcctgcggtgcgctcaggcgaggaaaacgcgcacgtctacactggccggtttatgcgtgaggaaattgcctcgcgcgtatgctctctctgtgtggacccgcctattgaaaTCGCGACTGTCGAAGACGTTTGGAAAGAGTATTAAAGCCGAATATTAAATCTGTTATATGATCTTCTCACCACAAAAATAAGTATTCACACGAACAAAAAAGGTTTCGTGGTtgcttaaattgtatttttttttaatgttagcatagtcagcaaacgagctgacgagccgcctgatgggaagcggtcatcgtcgcccatggacataagcaacaccaaATTTTGTCAATATTACCTTCCAAGCGCGTAGACTAGATTATGTACGAATATAAACAAAGACGATAGAACAAGACGTAGTAACATGTTCTCAAACGAGATAAGGTTATCATTATCAGTGCTATCTCAAACTAACTTGTTATGGGGATCAAAATATTATTCTACATATTTATAACTGAATACTAATTAAGGGTGGGCATTTAACTagaacctaaataaataataaataaataaatattattacacaaattgattaagtcccacagtaagctcaataaggcttgaatAGAACCAGCTCTTTATGAAATTCAGTTAAATATGTATGGACCTAGTAATCATAAAACTAAATCAAATAAATCAGCTAGATTTTGAGCTACCTACACTAccgtcaaaaagtttaagaccgaacacaattttttgtttcttttcaaGAACACGTTGATCGGCCCATTTGTTTTGCAAGAAGACAACAATCTCAAGCATTCGGTAAAGATCTGTAGAGGCCAGACACCCAATAAAGAACAGCAGggtgtgttaaaaaaaaattccaccACAATCACCAGACCTTAACCTGATCGGGCTTTCATAGGATGAACTCGCCCGTAGGGTCCGAAAACAATGTCCGACATCAGCAAAAAACTCTATGGGAGACACTGCAATATGAGTAGAAATCCATAAGCCAAGAAACGCTAGTAGACAAACTTGTAGAAAGAATGTCAAGATTACTCTGTAGTGGAAAAGCGTCAAGGATTATTCGATGAGAAACtgtgaaaaaaactttttattattatatatatatgcctttttaaaaaaaatctgattaataaattgattaatggtttatttttccGATCATAGGTATATACTGCAAAGTAgtaatttcgtaaaaaaatcattaaaatgttgATTATTTGCATATTCTGTGTTAGGTCTTAAACTTTTTGATGGTAgtgtttaataattataacacatgatacaaacataatacctacatacattgaCTGTTAAAATTATGACTCTTCCCTTTGAAGTGAAGgtgtttactatttatttttacttaaatgcTTCAATATAAACTGCTGCTATTTATTCTTACTTAAATGCTTTAATATATATGACAGCTACTTACATCCTCctctaaatctaataattaacaattttacCGAATTTTCAATTCCATTGTTATTTGTAAGAGTTGTGTCTAATTGTGTGATAAAATTTCCaagaaataccaaaaaataatgaacataAAGGCATGATAACATTTGACCTACCAATATCTTGAAACTGTATAGATTCTAAAAAATGCCcaacatttatttatgttgttttGTACAGCAACATATACCATATATAACAAATGAATTAAAATTGAATGCTAAATAGACATCAGAAAAAAAGATTTTCCCACTTCCAATAAGATTCTTATTAGGCAATGACATCAACCTCACTAACATATGATTCATGGTCCATAACTAGACTCAGTACATTGGATGGATAAAAGTTATTGCAAGCATAAAACTTGTATTTGCTGCAGTACTTGTGTTTGATTGGCTCTTTTCATAACTTTAAGAAAATCTAACATGTGAAACTTTCGCTTTTGACAAAGGTTGAGGTTAACATAGTGGTCATAGTGACAGGTTAATCACAAACATATTTGATTGTTGTGCCAATTTTATGGAAATCTATTATGAAATGACCTTTAAACAATTAGGGCTGAATCTTAAACCCAACGTCTGTCTTGCATATCCTCtgaaggcccagccatagaaatgaaaaatccaaaatttgccactgaaatttgaacctatagtgcacggaatacagtagattttattttgtttgaaaattgcacgaaacaaaagaaatgcaactctgtcctaatttaatatgatttaaatttcatcgaactgaataagtcctataggtaggaccttgggccttacgaggatattaCAAAGTTCTAGTCAATCAATATCCAACAAAGTTCTTAACTTCCAAGCTTCTAACAGTTATTAATTCAAATACATTAGTAGAAATAGGGTTGACATTCATTTGGCTTTACCCAGACATTTTAGGCAAGGATTGGAAGTGTCCAGGTTTTAATGTCTGGGTAATCTCTACAGacaattttaagaaataaatatagaaaagaaTGCAATTTGAAATAACACATGATCTCAAATTACTGGAATTTTAACTATTTGTTTGGTATCAGTAACTCAAGTAATGGCAGTCCTAGAAGCATGGATTATTTATTAACTGTAGGTATTACATATTGAGTAGCACAGGCATGTAAAGATACCATAAAGTATTAAGACATACCAGCTCATGGTGATGTTTATCTTTTGATTATCACGCAATTTACAGCACTATCAATCATAATTGCTTACACATACAGGATTGAACAAATCAATTTTAGACCAATAATATGTACAGCAATTTTAGGTCACAAATTTCTTATGATCATGAACATTcaatattcaaacaaaaaaactagataaacaaacttaaattattacagaaacaatatTATGGCCATGATccttaaaatgtaatttagaaAACATGTATGTATCCACTTAATAAAATGGAATACTGAGAAATCAAAACATACCTGTAATAAgttcatataattttttgtcTTCAAGTAGAGAACAAAGAACAACACTGATTTGTGGTATTGCATTTtggtcacatttttattaaattcaggcCTGTTAACTTGATAGGTCAATTTACTAATTTACAAACTTGGAAGTTCTTTTACGTTTGATATCAAGTTTAAATTACATTGAGGGTAAATTGACAAAACAAAATGGAATTGACTTTAAAAGTCTTTgttaagttatttaaaatattttgatgcaTGATAGATACATCAACAACTTTGATTCCTATATGGTGTAAAAGTAAAAggaaatataaattgtcatgtttttgCTTAAAGTTTGTGTTATACTGTCTTGTCTAATGATATTAGGTTAGTATTATTAGAATTTTGTCATGGGAACCCATACGATTCGACGGTTCGTAACTAAGAATTAggctaataccgttcgagaaatgggcccctggtgtTAGGTAATTTCACTGATCAAATAAGAAATGCTAACTCACCGTTTATGGACCAGATATGTGAAGGCAAGGAGTGAGCAGCGTAAACGCGGCCGAGCGCCAAAGCTGCACCAGGGCCCGGCCCGGCTTCCTCGTTGGAGCTGGAGTCTGTGTCAGGGCTCGCGGCCGCGGAGGCCTCATAGCTCGCCGAGCTCGGCGGGATCGCGATCGCCTCGTGCGACGCGTGCAGGTCCGGCACCGATGACAGCGACCTGGCCCGCTGGCGGTCGCTCGTCACTTGGATCCCAGGAATCGCCCGCAACAAACTAAACCCTGCACCCCCCGACACCACCTCGCTGCTCGAGCTCGTCGAGAATGTCCTCGCCCGCGGACTCTGCCCCCCGTTCGCCGTACTCGCCTTTGCACCCATTACTGCACTGAATGTTACGCAAAAAAAACACCTGTCACACGCACCGTGGATTAAACTACGAGCACGCGCGGACCGCTACGCCCGCGGCGGCGGAACGCATCTTACACAGCGCTCTAACTGCGG encodes:
- the LOC133523339 gene encoding E3 ubiquitin-protein ligase ZNRF1 isoform X1, whose protein sequence is MGAKASTANGGQSPRARTFSTSSSSEVVSGGAGFSLLRAIPGIQVTSDRQRARSLSSVPDLHASHEAIAIPPSSASYEASAAASPDTDSSSNEEAGPGPGAALALGRVYAAHSLPSHIWSINGIKCPVCSKFVLPDDIECHLVMCLTRPRLSYNEDVLSDSKGECVICLEELTAGDTIARLPCLCIYHKGCIDQWFEVNRSCPEHPGD